A genomic region of Paramormyrops kingsleyae isolate MSU_618 chromosome 19, PKINGS_0.4, whole genome shotgun sequence contains the following coding sequences:
- the LOC111843755 gene encoding trace amine-associated receptor 1-like translates to MNFSQAENMVLCYESSNKSCPKHVYPATIRAPLYVFFGAAILLTVFGNLLVVFAIAHFKQLHTPTNYLVLSLAVTDLLLGAVVMPPSMVRSVETCWYLGNFLCKIHSSTDIMLCTASILHLSFISIDRYYAICQPLLYQTKITTPVSVLMILISWTLSALVGFGVVFLELNIWGIEEFYHEKVYCFGGCTLFQSLTSSSVSSTVSFYIPGFIMLGIYQKIFLVAQRQARSIQSSVSQAARPEKGKATPSKVERKATKTLAIVMGVFLSCWTPFFICNIIDPIIDYSTPPVLFDMLVWIGYLNSTFNPIVYAFFYTWFRKAFKMIILCKVFQQDSSTINLFID, encoded by the coding sequence ATGAACTTCAGCCAAGCTGAAAACATGGTCCTTTGCTACGAGTCTTCAAACAAGTCCTGTCCTAAGCATGTTTATCCAGCCACCATACGAGCACCTCTGTATGTCTTTTTTGGGGCTGCCATACTACTCACCGTGTTTGGAAATCTTCTTGTCGTTTTTGCTATAGCCCACTTCAAACAGCTGCACACTCCCACCAATTACCTGGTCCTCTCCCTGGCTGTGACCGACCTTCTCCTGGGGGCAGTGGTCATGCCCCCCAGCATGGTGCGCTCAGTGGAGACCTGCTGGTATTTGGGCAACTTCCTCTGTAAGATCCACTCCAGCACGGACATCATGCTATGCACTGCATCCATTTTACACCTGTCATTCATTTCTATCGATCGATACTATGCCATTTGCCAGCCCCTCCTCTACCAGACTAAGATCACAACCCCTGTCTCAGTGTTAATGATCTTGATTAGCTGGACCCTCTCTGCTCTTGTTGGTTTTGGGGTGGTATTTCTGGAACTGAATATCTGGGGCATCGAGGAGTTCTATCATGAGAAGGTGTATTGCTTTGGAGGCTGTACTCTGTTTCAAAGTTTGACCTCAAGTTCTGTGTCGTCTACggtttctttctacatccccgGGTTTATTATGCTGGGGATCTATCAAAAGATCTTTCTTGTAGCACAGCGGCAGGCACGGTCCATTCAGAGCTCAGTCTCTCAGGCTGCGAGGCCAGAAAAGGGCAAAGCAACTCCTAGCAAAGTGGAGCGAAAAGCCACCAAGACCCTGGCCATAGTTATGGGCGTCTTTCTTTCATGCTGGACTCCCTTCTTCATCTGTAATATCATCGACCCCATCATTGATTATTCTACTCCACCTGTGCTGTTTGATATGCTGGTGTGGATTGGCTATTTAAACTCCACCTTTAATCCAATCGTTTATGCATTCTTTTACACCTGGTTCAGGAAAGCATTCAAAATGATAATACTCTGTAAAGTATTTCAGCAAGATTCATCAACAATAAATTTGTTTATTGACTGA